The Arenibacter algicola region AAATTTTAATGAGCACGAAGGCACGCCAATTGTAGTTTTCAATAGTCTGAGCTGGGAACGGACAGACCCCGTAGATTTTGAAGCGAAATTTGAACAAAATGAGCTGAAGAATATTGCTTTGTATGATGACCAAAAAAATGAGGTTCCTGTCCAGATAATAGAGAGCTCATATTTTGAAGATGGTTCTATAAAGGATGTAAAGGCTAGGTTTTTGGCAAGAGAACTTCCTTCCATAGGTTACAGAACGTATTACTTAAAGTCCAATGATAACCTGGTGAATGTCAATAATGACATTAATGGCAGTAAGATAATAGAAAATAATTTTTACAGGATAACCTTCGCGAATGGAGGAGTGGCAAGTATCTATGACAAAGAACTTAAGGTTGAGCTAATAGATGATTCCAAGTTCAAAGCAGGAGAGGTTTTTGAAATGAATTCGGTGGGGACGGGAGCTGGTGAATTTTCTTTAGTGCAACAGCCAGATACCACGTTTTTTGAGCAACTTGGAACTGGTACAACCCATTGGGAAATTGATAAAAAAGGTCCGGTATTTACATCGGTCAAAATGCGACAGAAAATGAAGGAAGCCGTTGTCGAAATGGAGGTTTTGCTTTATAACGATATAAAAAAGATAGATTTTAATATTAATTTGAAAAATTGGGACGGTGTCCTATATAGGGAATTTAGAATGGCTTTGCCTTTGAACATGGAGAATGGCAAGGTTACTTATGAAGTTCCTTTTGGAGCGGTGACTGTGGGTGAGGATGAGCATAAGGGAGGTGGAGGAGAGATGTACAATTCACCTGTACAAGATATTCGGCCAAGGGGAATTGCAAATTGGATATCCGCTAGCAATGAGGCATATGGGGTAACTTTAAGTTCGAGTGTGGTTACTGCCGACTACATAGACCCAACAGATACTTTGAACAACAAGACGATATTACAAACCATATTGCTTGCCTCTAGAAGAAGCTGCCATAACGAAGGAAATGAATACCTCCAAACAGGAAGTCATCAATTTAATTTTAGCGTTACTTCACATAAACCAGGGTGGAAGAATGGGCAACGGTTTGGAGTAGAAGCGAATGAAAAGTTACAGGCTATAAGCGATCCTGAAACATATAAAACCGCCCAACTTCCCGAAACACTCAGTTTCTTCAAGACGGACAAGTCCAATGTGGTCATTTCTACTGTAAAAAGAGCAGAAGATGACCAAAGTGTGGTTATAAGGGCGTACGAAACTGATGGCAATGATGTGGATGTAGCAATTTCCATATTCAAACCTATCACAAAGGCATATTTGACCAACTTAATAGAACAGCCTATAAAGGAAATTAATAGTGGTAAACAAAAAATTGAATTGAACCTAGGTCACAATTCAATTGAAACGATAAAAATTGAGCAATATTAAGTCTATAAAATGAAAAGAAGAAAATTCATCACAGTTACAAGTACTTCTGCTATTGCAGTTACTGGAGTTTCACCTTTATTAACGTGGGCTTGTAATGAATCTATACCGAACAAATCTTCATTAAAAGAACAAGCCTTGCTTGCTTTTCAACGATTTGAAGAAGTTTGGGATTTTCAAGATTTTTGGAAGAGGGGAAATACCTTCGACGCCTGTTTGGTTTTTGTAGAAGCCCTACAACAACGTTGGCCGAAGGATAAGGAAGTTGAAGCAATACAAGAAAAAGTGGGGGAAATGTTGAAGGAAAACCTAACTTTTTTTAAAAGCTACGACCCTGGAACACTTTGGGCAGATGATTTTGGTTGGTGGGGTCTACTGGCACTCAATGCACGCAAGCACCTTCTGCGAATAGGGGACATGGAACTAGCCGATAAATACCTAAAATTGTCAACCGATCTATGTTGGGAATACAAAAGGAAAACTGCATATGACCATACGGATGCTGCCAGACCTGTTTTACATGGTTGTAGAAATGGAGATGCAAATGGGGATAGTTTGGGCGTTAAGAACACTGTTACCAATGTTTTGTTGTTCCTGCTTTCATCACGAATCTACCGTTTGTCACTAAAGGGGAATATAGAAGATAACGAGAAGTATCTAGATATGGCCTATCGCCAGTGGGTATGGTTCAATGAGTGGTTTAATCTGGAAGAATACCAGTATTTAAAGCAATTGTCAACATCAGGAGCATTGGTGCAAGAAAGACCTATGGCCTTTTTCGAAGGCTCAAGTTATCAGGAAAAAACACACCCCACCTGGGCAGAAGGTTGGGTATGGACGGGAGACCAAGGAATGTTGGTTGCTGCTTTGACCGATATGTTAGCGATTAAAAATGAGTTATCTACCTATCTCACAACAAAAAGCATAGATCCGAGTTTTGATGTAAAGGCCTATGAATCTAGGTTAAAAGGTATAATTCAATCAATTGGCAAAGGTGTTAAAAATGCCATGGTCGCCAATGTGGATGGTATTATTCGTGAGGCACCATGCCAAACTAGTTTTGGACCCGAACATGGAAGGGACTACCTCGCCGGTCGTGGAATTATGATGCGGTATTTAGGCAGCGATGAAGAAAGAAGGCTAATTGGTGTTGATCTAACAGAAAATATTCAAAAAACTTTAGCTGCCATTTGGAGTACGCGTAATCTGTCAACCAATCAGTTTCAACCTGAATTTACTAGTCTTGAAAATGACAAGCTTTATGTGAAGCAGTTCCGAAATCTTTGGGGCTTGGCAGATGAAGTTTATCAATGGGATATAGAATCGATGAAAGAGAAAAACAAAAACGGAGTATGCCAGTCTATAGGCTTAGATGTAATAGGTGCTATGATCAAATTAGCATAAATTTAATTAAAGCATATGAATTTGAGTAATTATAAAGCCGCCCTAATTATCATTATAACGATGCTTCCCGTAGCAGTGAGTGCACAACATAATGTCGACCCATTTGAAGGAAGCTGGGATATGACCATAGATCTCAATGGCAATGATGTTCCATCATGGTTAGAAATAAAACCTTGGGGATTCACAAAAGTGGGGAGATTTTTACATATTGGTGGCTACCCAAGGCCACTTTCGGTAATAAATATAAAGGATGATTATTTTGATTTTACCGTTCCGTGGGAATCTGAGAAAAGATTGCTGACGGTTGAAGGTAAATACACCGATGATCAGCTAAAAGGAACTATTCATTACCCTGATGGGAATTCATATAAATGGGTAGCAGTGAGAGCACCTGAGCTGCCATATGTTAAAAATCCTGCTTGGGGTACGCCAATTGTACTTTTCAATGGGGAAAACCTTGATGGATGGCATACTAAGGGAGATAATCAATGGATTGCTGATACTGGGGTTTTAATAAGTCCAAAAGCAGGTTCTAACCTTATTAGCGATTCTGAGTTTATGGACTTCAA contains the following coding sequences:
- a CDS encoding glycoside hydrolase family 38 N-terminal domain-containing protein yields the protein MKRILVIIAIIFNVGSNIINAQETLNCDLETYELLKSLSDSKLANGKVLLFTNTHQDLAWIDEPEKCKIFRDTLWITPFLDRLRSEPEFKMDIEQVSIVRDYFERQPDKKEEFTKFLNEGRIAIGGAYNSPYEEMYSGESLARQFYLGKKWMEENLNGYQPTTYFNVDVPGRTAQMPQLVKKAGIDNFLISRHLKGYYNWQALDGSKVRVYSPGHHYMDFYNLLGMEDADAIKKMAKDAVAWYEIYNDNVVDKAIMPVMLNYEFIWDQEPVQNCGPFMKKWNSIRYIKTEGKKRIAINLPSIVYGTADEFFKKGVETTQVKQTIRGERPNAWIYIHGASHQKTLSASREGDILLTQAEKFATANALIDGSFKRYPENDLQSAWLAKIYPDHGFGGKGGDITDNLFLQKYLLSQLEARKVLDNSLKEIAGKINFNEHEGTPIVVFNSLSWERTDPVDFEAKFEQNELKNIALYDDQKNEVPVQIIESSYFEDGSIKDVKARFLARELPSIGYRTYYLKSNDNLVNVNNDINGSKIIENNFYRITFANGGVASIYDKELKVELIDDSKFKAGEVFEMNSVGTGAGEFSLVQQPDTTFFEQLGTGTTHWEIDKKGPVFTSVKMRQKMKEAVVEMEVLLYNDIKKIDFNINLKNWDGVLYREFRMALPLNMENGKVTYEVPFGAVTVGEDEHKGGGGEMYNSPVQDIRPRGIANWISASNEAYGVTLSSSVVTADYIDPTDTLNNKTILQTILLASRRSCHNEGNEYLQTGSHQFNFSVTSHKPGWKNGQRFGVEANEKLQAISDPETYKTAQLPETLSFFKTDKSNVVISTVKRAEDDQSVVIRAYETDGNDVDVAISIFKPITKAYLTNLIEQPIKEINSGKQKIELNLGHNSIETIKIEQY
- a CDS encoding glycoside hydrolase family 76 protein — its product is MKRRKFITVTSTSAIAVTGVSPLLTWACNESIPNKSSLKEQALLAFQRFEEVWDFQDFWKRGNTFDACLVFVEALQQRWPKDKEVEAIQEKVGEMLKENLTFFKSYDPGTLWADDFGWWGLLALNARKHLLRIGDMELADKYLKLSTDLCWEYKRKTAYDHTDAARPVLHGCRNGDANGDSLGVKNTVTNVLLFLLSSRIYRLSLKGNIEDNEKYLDMAYRQWVWFNEWFNLEEYQYLKQLSTSGALVQERPMAFFEGSSYQEKTHPTWAEGWVWTGDQGMLVAALTDMLAIKNELSTYLTTKSIDPSFDVKAYESRLKGIIQSIGKGVKNAMVANVDGIIREAPCQTSFGPEHGRDYLAGRGIMMRYLGSDEERRLIGVDLTENIQKTLAAIWSTRNLSTNQFQPEFTSLENDKLYVKQFRNLWGLADEVYQWDIESMKEKNKNGVCQSIGLDVIGAMIKLA
- a CDS encoding 3-keto-disaccharide hydrolase, whose amino-acid sequence is MNLSNYKAALIIIITMLPVAVSAQHNVDPFEGSWDMTIDLNGNDVPSWLEIKPWGFTKVGRFLHIGGYPRPLSVINIKDDYFDFTVPWESEKRLLTVEGKYTDDQLKGTIHYPDGNSYKWVAVRAPELPYVKNPAWGTPIVLFNGENLDGWHTKGDNQWIADTGVLISPKAGSNLISDSEFMDFKLHIEFKYPEHGNSGVYLRGRYEVQIDDSQGKSVHYDVLGSIFGFLEPNEVVAKKRGEWQTYDITLIGRRVTVEANGVVIINDQRIPAITGGALDSKEDEPGPFMLQGDHHPIEFRNIIVTPMVTGM